The following proteins are co-located in the Ketogulonicigenium robustum genome:
- the aat gene encoding leucyl/phenylalanyl-tRNA--protein transferase, with the protein MAALTPDDVLAAYRFGIFPMAESRDDPHLFWVDPEMRGLLPIDGLHISRSLARRIRRQDFRITYDTAFHPVMAGCADRPETWINPPIFTLYSALYDMGHAHSVEVWSGDDLVGGSYGLKIGGAFFGESMFSRQTDASKVALAYLTTSLRSAGYSLFDTQFLTPHLASLGGHEVPRKSYREMLSKAVARKTEAKLRVPQVHEVLQLSGQTS; encoded by the coding sequence ATGGCCGCCTTAACGCCTGATGACGTTTTGGCGGCCTATCGCTTCGGCATTTTTCCGATGGCCGAAAGCCGCGACGACCCGCACCTGTTTTGGGTCGACCCCGAGATGAGGGGCTTGCTGCCCATCGACGGCCTGCATATTTCACGTAGCCTTGCGCGGCGGATCAGGCGACAAGATTTCCGCATCACCTACGATACTGCGTTTCACCCTGTCATGGCAGGTTGTGCTGATCGGCCCGAGACATGGATCAACCCTCCGATCTTTACGCTCTACAGCGCCCTTTACGACATGGGGCATGCCCATTCGGTCGAGGTCTGGTCTGGTGACGATCTGGTTGGCGGCAGTTACGGCCTGAAAATCGGTGGCGCGTTTTTTGGCGAGAGTATGTTTTCCCGTCAAACAGATGCCTCCAAGGTCGCCCTCGCCTACCTGACGACATCGCTACGCAGCGCGGGCTACAGCTTGTTTGACACCCAATTCCTCACCCCTCACCTCGCCAGCCTTGGCGGGCACGAGGTGCCCCGCAAAAGCTATCGCGAGATGCTGAGCAAGGCAGTTGCAAGGAAAACCGAGGCGAAGCTGCGCGTTCCGCAGGTTCACGAGGTGCTGCAGCTCAGCGGCCAGACATCGTAA
- a CDS encoding DUF2155 domain-containing protein, producing MRKLSALLLVVCLPAATLAQEAATSAPGGSLRVLDKLSGTVTDLSLRNGESGRVGMLTVTLGDCRFPTENPAGDAFQMLTIQFGNNLEPIFMGWMIASSPAINALDNARYDVWPLSCSTS from the coding sequence GTGCGTAAACTTTCCGCGCTGCTGCTTGTCGTTTGCCTGCCTGCCGCAACCCTAGCGCAAGAAGCCGCGACCTCGGCACCCGGTGGTTCGCTGCGCGTGCTGGATAAGCTGAGCGGCACGGTGACTGATTTGAGCCTGCGTAACGGCGAAAGTGGCCGTGTGGGCATGCTGACTGTCACCTTGGGTGATTGCCGATTTCCGACTGAAAACCCGGCAGGCGATGCGTTTCAGATGCTGACGATCCAATTCGGAAACAACCTCGAGCCCATCTTTATGGGCTGGATGATCGCATCTTCGCCGGCGATCAACGCGCTGGACAATGCCCGTTACGATGTCTGGCCGCTGAGCTGCAGCACCTCGTGA
- a CDS encoding NADH:ubiquinone oxidoreductase subunit NDUFA12 has protein sequence MGILKTVSRLFTWWNGRTLNTQFFTWRMGVQVGKDGQGNIYYTDRARERRWVIYAGENDASVIPPAWHGWLHHSTNEIPTDVLAGLPAVANPTGSDAVWVPAGSILRKVPVVREDYEAWSPEAASKVQRA, from the coding sequence ATGGGCATACTGAAAACCGTGTCGCGTCTATTTACCTGGTGGAATGGCCGCACGCTGAACACCCAGTTTTTCACTTGGCGCATGGGCGTTCAGGTGGGAAAAGACGGTCAGGGTAATATCTATTACACCGACCGCGCGCGCGAACGTCGCTGGGTGATTTATGCGGGCGAAAACGACGCCAGCGTGATCCCTCCTGCATGGCATGGTTGGTTGCACCATTCCACGAACGAAATTCCGACCGATGTTTTGGCGGGCTTGCCTGCCGTAGCCAACCCCACTGGGTCTGATGCGGTTTGGGTTCCCGCAGGTTCAATCCTGCGCAAGGTGCCTGTGGTGCGCGAGGATTACGAAGCTTGGTCGCCCGAGGCTGCATCCAAGGTGCAGCGTGCGTAA